The DNA sequence AATAGAAAGATACTTTCTTTTTATTCTATTCATAACATTATTACAATTGTTAAAAGCCTTTGAAATATTCGGAAACTCTTCTTTAAATAATCTCTTATATTTTAAAAATGGCTCTTTCATAATTTCAACTGAAAACATATCCCTAGACCTATCTACTAAATTATGTGCTTCATCTATTAAGAATATATAATCATCCCCATTTCCCTCAAAAAATCTTTTTAAACTTACGTTTGGATCGAATACATAATTATAGTCGCATATAATTACATCACTCCAAAGGCTTAAATCCAAAGAAAATTCAAAGGGACATACCTTATAATATTCTGCATATTTTTCTACAATTTCCCTTGTTATCATGTCTTCATTGTTTAAAAGATCCATTATAGCTTTATTCACCCTGTCGAAGTGCCCTTTGGCATAAGGACAGTCTTTAGGATTACACTTTACTTCCTGATTCAAACATACTTTCTCCTTTGCAGTAATAACGATGGACTTAATTCTTAGCCCTTTCCATATCATCTGTTTTATAGAGTTTAAAGCTGCCTCTCTAGTAATAGTCTTTGCCGTTAAATAGAATACCTTAGAAGCAATACCCTCCCCAATAGCTTTAATGGAAGGAAATATAGTGGAAATAGTCTTTCCTATTCCTGTTGGAGCTTGGACAAAAAGGTTCTTTCCATTAAGTACGGTCTCATATACTGCAACGGCCAATTTCCTCTGACCTTTCCTATAGCTTTTAAAGGGAAAAGAAAGCTCTTTTATGGATTCATTCCTAACCTTTTGCCAGTAATAAACTATACTTGCCCATTCTACATATTTTTCAATTAGCCCTAGAAAAAACTCTTCTAATTCTTGAAAAGTGTAGGATTTAATAAATTTCTTAGTCTCTTCCGATTCAATGTTAAAATAAGTAAGTTGAACCTGCAATTCATCTAGCCTATTTCCTTTTGCATATATGTATCCATAGCATTTTCCTTGAGCCCAGTGGAGTGGATTATAATCTTCTTCAATATCTTCTAAAGACCTTACAGTGCTTTTAATCTCATCTATAATTATATATTCATCTATCCTTATAATGCCATCTACTCTACCTTCTACCTCTAGTGTAAAATCCTCGAAGCTTAAAACATGACTTAATACAACCTCTGGAGTATATTCTGCCCCATAAGAGCTTTGCACCTTTTGATGGGCTCTTGTCCCTTCTACAGCCCTAGTACTTCCCACAAAGGTATTATCTATATCTCCTGAACGAAGTACAAACTCGACTAAGTTTCTTACAGATACTTTAATTCGTTTAGACATACTTATTCATCCTTTATATTTGGTTAACAAATTATTTCCAATCAAAGTTCAGAAACATCTTTAATTATAAGAAATTTTTTATTACTAATCCCTATCATATAATATTCTACATTTCTTATATAACTCCTTCTTTTCTCCAACGAATTCCCACAGCTAATGATTCAGGCAAATTAAAAAATCTAGCAAACTTTAAAGTTTGCCAGATTATTGTCGTATAATATTTAATAAGTCTTTATTGTCATATAACCATCTAAGAATTTTTTATTCACTTCAGCAAGTTTAGCATATTTTTCTATATTACTAAAATATGCTACACATATCATTTGAATTGCAAATATTACAAAAGGAATAGCCTGTTTTTCCTTATGAGATAATTTGCAAATACTATCATACCCATCAATTATATCCATATAAATTGCAATCCACTTTTGCAGCTTGTTAAAATCATTTTCATCAAAACTTTCAGATAGAATTGCAGTAGAAGCATAACAAGGATCAAAAATTCTAACATTCTTTTCTGACAGTTCAAAGTCAATAAATCCTACTATTTTGCCATCTTTCATTATAATATTGCTTGGATTAGGATCTCGGTGGATTGCATGTCTTGGTAAGTCTGGATACAATCCTTCAAAATTCTTTAGATAGTTCTCATAAAAACTATCTGGCAGGTCCATGTATTTTTTTATTTCGGGTATTGCCCAGTCCTTTATAGTTTCATAAAGATTTGGTTCATTTAAAAGGACTTCCTCATCAAATTTATTCAAAGCTAAATGCAATTTACCTATAGCTGCACCTAAGTGCTGCATTTTAATTTCAAAATCATCTTTATAACAAGCACTACTTTTTACCCTTTCTCCTTTTATCCGATTGGTAAGGTAAAAATAGATATCATCATCTATTACATAATCATGACCATCATATGTTTTCATAGGAGTTGGAGATTCAAACCCTGCTTTTAATAAGGATTTAGAGATTTTTATATCATTTTTCAATCTATATAAATTTTTATATACTTTTAAAACCAAGTTACCGTTTATATACCAAACATTTTCTAATTTAAATCCATTGCCTTCATGATATATATCTATAATATCAACATTGGCTAAATTCCAATTAGTCAATATTTTCCTTATTTTTTTATGTGATATCATAATGTATTCCCCCTGTTTCAAAATGATTTTGTGGGGTTTGTTAACAGTATGTTTTTTTAAATACTGGGTTGGAGAAGTACCGAATTCTCTTTTAAAAGCTTTAAAAAACCCTGCATAAGTTTCAAATCCATAATCTAATGCCACATCAATAGCTTTTTTTCCGCAGCTTATCTCGTAAATTGCATTCTTAAGCTTTCGTAATAATATATATTGCATGACTGGCATGCCACTTTCAGTTTGAAATATTCGATAATAATGGAATAGTGAAAAACCTGAGTTTTTTGCTAGCTCTTCAACCGTTAATTCAGCTTTTAAATTTTCTTCAATATAATCGATGCTTTTTTG is a window from the Tepidimicrobium xylanilyticum genome containing:
- a CDS encoding helix-turn-helix domain-containing protein, translating into MENVDIIQKSIDYIEENLKAELTVEELAKNSGFSLFHYYRIFQTESGMPVMQYILLRKLKNAIYEISCGKKAIDVALDYGFETYAGFFKAFKREFGTSPTQYLKKHTVNKPHKIILKQGEYIMISHKKIRKILTNWNLANVDIIDIYHEGNGFKLENVWYINGNLVLKVYKNLYRLKNDIKISKSLLKAGFESPTPMKTYDGHDYVIDDDIYFYLTNRIKGERVKSSACYKDDFEIKMQHLGAAIGKLHLALNKFDEEVLLNEPNLYETIKDWAIPEIKKYMDLPDSFYENYLKNFEGLYPDLPRHAIHRDPNPSNIIMKDGKIVGFIDFELSEKNVRIFDPCYASTAILSESFDENDFNKLQKWIAIYMDIIDGYDSICKLSHKEKQAIPFVIFAIQMICVAYFSNIEKYAKLAEVNKKFLDGYMTIKTY
- a CDS encoding ATP-dependent DNA helicase — its product is MSKRIKVSVRNLVEFVLRSGDIDNTFVGSTRAVEGTRAHQKVQSSYGAEYTPEVVLSHVLSFEDFTLEVEGRVDGIIRIDEYIIIDEIKSTVRSLEDIEEDYNPLHWAQGKCYGYIYAKGNRLDELQVQLTYFNIESEETKKFIKSYTFQELEEFFLGLIEKYVEWASIVYYWQKVRNESIKELSFPFKSYRKGQRKLAVAVYETVLNGKNLFVQAPTGIGKTISTIFPSIKAIGEGIASKVFYLTAKTITREAALNSIKQMIWKGLRIKSIVITAKEKVCLNQEVKCNPKDCPYAKGHFDRVNKAIMDLLNNEDMITREIVEKYAEYYKVCPFEFSLDLSLWSDVIICDYNYVFDPNVSLKRFFEGNGDDYIFLIDEAHNLVDRSRDMFSVEIMKEPFLKYKRLFKEEFPNISKAFNNCNNVMNRIKRKYLSIENYYYQKEEIIDLYSPITKLIKELEEWLINQKGHKLYEEAQELYFQLLRFVKIADLYDKRYVTYIELIGKDLLLKLFCVDPSNLLSEILKKGKAAIFFSATLTPLDYYRDVLGGNEEDYIIRFSSPFPKDNLCVLVGDNISTKYKDRDKTYSKAVEYIEEFVLQKEGNYFVFFPSYKYMEQIYQCFIDRNPDIKTIIQESSMSEKEREEFLDRFNHENEGTMVAFAVLGGIFSEGIDLIGDKLIGAVIVGVGLPQICFERDIIREYFQSLNGLGYEYAYMYPGMNKVLQAAGRVIRSETDKGAILLIDDRFGTIKYKRLYPREWFHYERVGNSESIRAKLMEFWSL